A genomic segment from Candidatus Cybelea sp. encodes:
- a CDS encoding M48 family metalloprotease has product MLRRIIPALVIVSLLCAGGPAPTGAMSTQAEIALGQSEDQQIVAGSVIETDPLLNAYVSGVAGNLWNQVARKDVPYSIKIIHDSQINSFATMGGFVYVYEGLVDFVQSDDELASVLGHETGHIERRHLITTNTKAEILNLLFGIASMFSPILYEFGGLAEAGLMAKVSREDEIQADRYGLQLMSRAGYDPESMVTMMAHLGILEDEHSDAVSKYLQDHPDPSARVSHLMGYPELDPRTITSTQELVQASSDEERSRYSFSQLRLDQVLHTDPQNPEALLELGQSELALGLPSKSEQTLAQAAQLGSSQTRATANQRITALRQMEVQRVTLTKPNLPKLKEAVLAGQAAQYSAATEIQTRATEGKDQLKSVQSRLETIQYEVPDLSRVNIRRGSRIEAIVKNLTSMARSVDSTLGDAGGDTSPIGGVGSLEKNKENGLLKESADIYDEMLAPFSMSTVPAESLEILPSYPSMMNELTLADGEMLRSVDAARASLTMLDQSLGDLDEFFKQLDHAQMSFGGDISQADYLSVAPMMKKTVDELNSAATASSQGAQLFNLARSRQIGVRITLLGLGTSPQIYSTLRYALQQRFGSPGVSYRTMLHDDLTPGDVVTATIVAADIKSTPESIIAEAKSANQTIVDVANSHKMHAWPLEIFLGLVYLDYTDDPAKELRKADGTMAVDLNKLGL; this is encoded by the coding sequence ATGCTGCGTCGCATTATTCCCGCTCTCGTCATCGTCTCGCTACTCTGTGCCGGCGGTCCGGCACCGACCGGCGCCATGTCGACGCAGGCCGAAATTGCCCTGGGCCAATCCGAGGATCAGCAGATCGTCGCCGGCAGCGTGATCGAAACCGATCCGCTGCTCAACGCCTACGTCTCCGGCGTCGCCGGGAACCTCTGGAATCAGGTCGCGCGTAAGGACGTTCCTTACTCGATCAAGATCATCCACGACAGCCAGATCAACTCCTTTGCGACGATGGGCGGATTCGTCTACGTCTACGAGGGTCTGGTCGACTTCGTGCAGTCCGACGACGAGTTGGCCAGCGTTCTCGGCCACGAGACCGGCCACATCGAGCGGCGCCACCTCATCACGACCAACACGAAGGCGGAGATTCTGAACCTTCTCTTCGGAATCGCGTCGATGTTCTCGCCGATCCTCTACGAGTTCGGCGGCCTCGCTGAGGCGGGGCTGATGGCCAAGGTTTCCCGTGAAGACGAGATCCAGGCCGATCGCTACGGGCTGCAGCTGATGTCGCGCGCGGGGTACGATCCCGAATCGATGGTGACGATGATGGCGCACCTCGGCATCCTGGAGGACGAGCACAGCGACGCGGTCAGCAAGTATCTCCAAGACCACCCCGATCCGTCGGCGCGCGTCTCGCACTTGATGGGCTACCCGGAGCTCGATCCGAGGACGATCACATCGACGCAGGAGCTCGTCCAAGCCTCGAGCGACGAAGAGCGCTCGCGCTATTCCTTCTCGCAGCTGCGCCTCGATCAGGTTTTGCATACCGATCCGCAAAACCCCGAGGCGCTGCTCGAACTCGGGCAATCCGAGCTCGCACTTGGCCTTCCGAGCAAGAGCGAACAGACGCTCGCGCAAGCGGCCCAGCTTGGATCCTCTCAGACGCGGGCGACGGCGAATCAGCGAATCACGGCGCTGCGGCAGATGGAAGTACAGCGCGTTACGCTGACCAAGCCGAACCTGCCGAAGCTCAAGGAGGCCGTGCTGGCCGGGCAGGCTGCCCAGTATTCCGCCGCAACCGAGATTCAGACTCGAGCAACCGAGGGAAAAGATCAGCTCAAGTCGGTCCAGAGCCGCCTGGAAACGATCCAATACGAGGTACCGGACCTCAGCCGCGTCAACATTCGCCGCGGCAGCCGCATCGAAGCCATCGTCAAGAACCTCACCTCGATGGCGCGCTCGGTCGATAGCACGCTCGGCGATGCGGGCGGCGACACGAGCCCGATCGGGGGCGTCGGTTCGCTCGAAAAGAATAAGGAAAACGGCCTCCTCAAGGAGAGCGCCGACATCTACGACGAGATGCTGGCTCCCTTCTCGATGAGCACCGTGCCGGCCGAATCGCTAGAGATCTTGCCCTCGTACCCGAGTATGATGAACGAGCTCACCTTGGCCGACGGCGAGATGCTGCGCTCGGTCGACGCGGCGCGAGCCTCGCTCACGATGCTCGACCAGTCGCTCGGAGATCTCGACGAGTTTTTCAAACAGCTCGACCACGCGCAAATGAGCTTCGGCGGCGACATCAGCCAAGCCGACTACTTGTCGGTCGCGCCGATGATGAAAAAGACCGTCGACGAGCTCAACTCGGCTGCAACGGCATCCTCGCAAGGCGCCCAGCTCTTCAACCTCGCGCGTTCGCGCCAGATCGGCGTGCGCATCACGCTGCTTGGGCTGGGAACCTCCCCGCAAATCTACTCGACGCTGCGGTACGCGCTGCAGCAGCGCTTCGGCTCGCCGGGCGTCTCCTACCGGACGATGCTGCACGACGATCTGACGCCGGGCGACGTCGTCACCGCGACGATCGTCGCCGCCGATATCAAGAGCACGCCGGAGAGCATCATCGCCGAGGCCAAGAGCGCCAATCAAACGATCGTCGACGTCGCCAACTCGCATAAGATGCACGCGTGGCCGCTCGAGATATTCCTCGGTCTCGTCTACCTCGACTACACCGACGATCCCGCCAAGGAGCTGCGCAAAGCCGACGGCACGATGGCGGTCGACCTCAACAAGCTCGGCTTGTAG
- the minC gene encoding septum site-determining protein MinC yields the protein MALLRGRRGGLEVTLSPGDLSQGFAELHARLTEQPGFYRGASAIVNFGSDLPSDEELAGLRGVLEEAGIALRGVAGFDEELAALAARTSLLFETPREETVRPRALRPRTDPALSDSARSLVADFAGARGDIAQRRRRGEESVRRHTGPPVETARPPAALHVVETGPATLYHASTLRGGQVLHHTGNIVVVGDVNPGAELIATGDILVFGRLGGIAHAGAQSDESARIYALDLSPTQLRIATFIAADAESKRSRPAVAEAALVRDGRITILTLDRLDISGTLGAVST from the coding sequence GTGGCACTCTTGCGAGGGAGGCGGGGCGGCCTCGAAGTGACCTTGTCCCCCGGTGACTTGAGCCAGGGGTTCGCGGAGCTGCACGCTCGCCTCACCGAGCAGCCGGGCTTCTATCGCGGAGCCAGCGCCATCGTCAACTTCGGCTCCGATTTGCCGTCGGACGAAGAGCTGGCCGGGCTGCGCGGCGTCCTCGAGGAGGCGGGAATCGCGCTGCGCGGGGTCGCTGGGTTCGACGAGGAGCTGGCAGCGCTCGCCGCACGAACCAGTCTGCTGTTTGAAACGCCGCGCGAAGAGACCGTCCGCCCCAGAGCACTGCGGCCGCGCACCGATCCCGCGCTCTCCGATTCTGCGCGCTCGCTCGTCGCCGATTTTGCGGGAGCGCGCGGCGACATTGCCCAGCGCCGGCGCCGCGGCGAGGAGAGCGTCCGCCGTCACACCGGGCCGCCGGTCGAGACTGCGCGGCCGCCCGCCGCGCTGCACGTCGTCGAGACCGGCCCGGCGACGCTCTATCACGCGTCGACGCTGCGCGGCGGCCAAGTTCTCCATCACACTGGGAACATCGTCGTAGTCGGCGACGTCAATCCCGGCGCGGAGCTGATCGCGACCGGAGATATCCTGGTTTTCGGGCGGCTTGGGGGCATCGCGCACGCGGGTGCGCAAAGCGACGAGAGTGCGCGCATCTACGCTCTCGACCTCTCACCCACCCAGCTGCGCATCGCGACCTTCATCGCCGCTGATGCAGAGAGCAAGCGGAGCCGGCCGGCGGTGGCCGAAGCTGCCCTCGTGCGTGATGGGCGGATAACGATTCTCACTCTCGATCGCCTCGATATATCTGGAACGCTGGGAGCGGTCTCGACGTGA
- the recR gene encoding recombination mediator RecR yields MTTVANPVAVLINELSKLPTIGPKTAARLVFHLLNRPRHEAQSLAEAILAVKDKVHFCSICYSLSELDPCEFCTDDQRDARAICVVAEAKDVYAIERTGAFKGRYHVLGGLISPMDGIGPGQLHVKELVERIGREDPQEIILATNPNAEGEATALYLSRLIQPLRVAVTRLAYGLPIGGELDYADELTIAKAIEGRRAM; encoded by the coding sequence GTGACGACGGTCGCAAATCCCGTCGCCGTTCTCATCAACGAGCTCAGCAAACTGCCGACGATCGGCCCGAAGACCGCGGCGCGCCTCGTCTTTCACTTGTTGAACCGCCCGCGTCACGAAGCGCAGAGCTTAGCCGAAGCGATCCTCGCCGTCAAAGACAAGGTTCACTTCTGTTCGATCTGCTACTCGCTCTCGGAGCTCGATCCGTGCGAGTTCTGTACCGACGATCAGCGCGATGCGCGGGCGATCTGCGTCGTCGCCGAAGCGAAGGACGTGTACGCGATCGAGCGCACCGGCGCGTTCAAGGGCCGCTATCACGTGCTGGGCGGATTGATCTCGCCGATGGACGGCATCGGGCCGGGGCAGCTTCACGTTAAAGAACTCGTCGAACGCATCGGCCGCGAGGACCCGCAGGAGATCATCTTGGCGACCAATCCGAATGCCGAAGGTGAAGCGACCGCGCTCTATCTCTCCCGCTTGATCCAGCCGCTGCGCGTCGCGGTCACGCGCCTTGCCTACGGCCTGCCCATCGGCGGCGAGCTCGACTATGCCGACGAACTGACGATCGCCAAAGCGATCGAGGGCCGCCGAGCGATGTAG
- a CDS encoding MOSC domain-containing protein, which yields MRSHASSCGSCAIVPKSLRAASQAGVLLGSLEALRRYPVKSLRGEPLDRAEVEQSGIPGDRAAALFAREGAREGKTYRGKENDRLHLLDEAEAAKELARARGLGLEIRRDEHFFDDAPLSLIVDAWLAEVSAHIGYPVQWERFRPNFFVRSFENAAPLERELVERELLLGAVRLRVRAPIGRCVTVTYHPNGEPSDPRILEYVAQQRSNQMGIYCDVVAPGVVQCGDALRLL from the coding sequence TTGCGCTCGCACGCGAGCTCCTGCGGAAGCTGCGCAATCGTTCCTAAATCTCTGCGCGCAGCTTCGCAAGCCGGCGTCCTGCTCGGTTCGCTGGAAGCGCTGCGGCGCTATCCCGTGAAGAGCCTGCGCGGCGAGCCGCTGGATCGCGCCGAGGTAGAGCAATCGGGAATTCCGGGCGATCGAGCCGCTGCGCTTTTCGCGCGAGAGGGCGCGCGAGAAGGCAAGACGTACCGCGGCAAAGAGAACGATCGGCTTCACCTGCTCGACGAGGCAGAGGCGGCTAAGGAGCTTGCGCGTGCGCGCGGCCTCGGCCTCGAGATCCGCCGCGACGAGCACTTCTTCGACGACGCGCCGCTCTCGCTGATCGTCGACGCCTGGCTCGCGGAGGTGAGCGCCCACATCGGCTATCCGGTGCAGTGGGAACGCTTTAGGCCGAACTTCTTCGTCCGCAGCTTCGAGAATGCGGCGCCGCTCGAACGGGAACTCGTCGAACGCGAGCTTCTGCTCGGCGCGGTGCGCCTGCGCGTTCGCGCTCCGATCGGGCGGTGCGTCACCGTGACGTACCACCCAAACGGCGAACCGAGCGATCCGCGGATTCTCGAGTACGTGGCGCAGCAGCGCAGCAACCAGATGGGGATCTACTGCGACGTCGTTGCGCCGGGTGTTGTGCAGTGCGGCGACGCCTTGCGGCTGCTCTGA
- a CDS encoding YbaB/EbfC family nucleoid-associated protein, with translation MNQAQLMAQVKKMQAEMAKAQEELAATVVTGSAAGGSVTVDVTCDQTLKRVKIAKEAVDPQDIETLEDLVMVAVNDALRKANDASQKRMASVTGGVRVPGLM, from the coding sequence ATGAATCAAGCGCAGTTGATGGCCCAGGTCAAGAAGATGCAAGCCGAGATGGCGAAGGCCCAAGAAGAGCTCGCCGCGACCGTCGTAACCGGAAGCGCCGCGGGGGGATCGGTGACCGTTGACGTCACGTGCGATCAAACGCTCAAGCGCGTGAAGATCGCGAAAGAGGCGGTCGATCCGCAGGACATCGAGACGCTCGAGGACTTGGTTATGGTCGCCGTCAACGACGCGCTGCGCAAGGCCAACGACGCTTCTCAAAAACGGATGGCGTCGGTCACCGGCGGCGTGCGCGTTCCCGGATTGATGTGA
- a CDS encoding ATP-dependent DNA helicase RecQ: protein MNLRAALQEKFGFDDFHPGQEDVVSRVLAGQDTLAILATGAGKSLTYQLPALLLEGTTVVVSPLIALMKDQLDMLRERGITDVVALNSTLSEDQELRARERIASGTLRIVYTTPEKLEDEAFLRLLKSIAVPLFVVDEAHCISQWGHDFRPAYLALGSVIAALGHPTVLALTATATPSVREDILYQLGLDQVKPIVRGFDRPNLIYEARKADKEADKLRILSTLFTGDDALEGTGIIYTATIKNALDVQHYLRTELGIPAAVYHSKLHKEDRTSVHNLFMDEAIRAVVATNAFGLGIDKPNIRFVLHYDLPGSLEAYTQEAGRAGRDGLDSRCILIYRMSDTRVQNYFLTGKYPDVEEVQRVFGTIEVFGNQPGGVSMVDLRKILQLPLTKLKVILALLKKSGYIEHAGKSAYGLTEAVRKHRDLILNLANYDTKKSYDQSKLAMMLQYAETVSCRRRFILNYFGEDFDRTNCGACDNCIAALARGTDERAATGGFRIADVVSHAKFGMGTVERAERDLVTVLFPSVGYKTLLASAVRHAEAQIA from the coding sequence GTGAATCTGCGCGCAGCACTTCAAGAGAAATTCGGATTTGATGATTTTCATCCGGGTCAGGAAGACGTCGTTTCTCGCGTCTTAGCCGGCCAGGATACGCTGGCTATTCTTGCAACGGGTGCGGGCAAGAGCTTGACGTACCAGCTCCCCGCGCTGCTGCTCGAGGGTACGACCGTCGTCGTCAGCCCACTCATCGCCTTGATGAAGGATCAGCTCGACATGCTGCGCGAGCGCGGGATCACCGATGTCGTCGCGCTCAACTCGACCCTCTCCGAAGATCAAGAGCTGCGCGCTCGCGAACGCATCGCCTCGGGGACCCTCCGCATCGTCTACACGACGCCCGAAAAGCTCGAGGACGAGGCCTTCCTGCGGCTTCTCAAGTCGATCGCGGTACCGCTCTTCGTCGTCGACGAAGCGCACTGCATCAGCCAGTGGGGACACGATTTCCGGCCGGCCTATCTCGCGCTGGGCAGCGTCATTGCCGCGCTCGGCCACCCCACCGTGCTCGCGCTAACCGCTACCGCGACGCCGTCGGTCCGCGAAGACATCCTGTATCAGCTCGGACTCGACCAAGTCAAGCCGATCGTGCGCGGATTCGATCGCCCGAATCTAATCTACGAAGCGCGCAAGGCCGACAAGGAGGCCGACAAGCTGCGCATCCTCTCGACGCTGTTTACCGGAGATGACGCGCTCGAAGGGACGGGCATCATCTACACCGCTACGATCAAGAACGCGCTGGACGTGCAGCACTACCTGCGCACGGAACTCGGCATTCCCGCCGCCGTCTATCACTCCAAGCTGCATAAAGAAGATCGCACCTCGGTTCACAATCTGTTCATGGACGAGGCGATCCGCGCGGTCGTCGCGACCAATGCCTTCGGCCTGGGCATCGACAAGCCGAACATCCGGTTCGTCCTGCACTACGACCTGCCGGGTTCCCTCGAGGCTTATACGCAAGAGGCGGGGCGCGCGGGCCGCGACGGCCTCGACTCTCGCTGCATCCTAATCTACCGCATGAGCGATACCCGAGTGCAGAACTACTTCCTCACCGGGAAGTACCCCGACGTCGAGGAGGTGCAGCGCGTCTTCGGCACGATCGAGGTCTTCGGCAATCAGCCGGGGGGCGTCTCGATGGTCGATCTTCGCAAGATTCTTCAGCTCCCGCTGACCAAGCTCAAAGTAATCCTGGCGCTGCTCAAGAAGTCCGGCTATATCGAGCACGCGGGCAAGTCCGCCTACGGCTTGACGGAGGCCGTGCGTAAGCACCGCGATTTGATCTTGAACTTGGCAAACTACGACACTAAAAAGTCCTACGACCAGAGTAAGCTCGCGATGATGCTGCAGTACGCGGAGACCGTCTCCTGCCGTCGCCGCTTCATCCTGAACTATTTCGGCGAAGACTTCGACCGGACCAACTGCGGCGCGTGCGACAACTGCATCGCGGCGTTGGCGCGCGGAACGGACGAACGCGCGGCGACCGGCGGATTCCGGATCGCCGATGTCGTCTCTCACGCGAAGTTCGGCATGGGAACGGTGGAGCGCGCCGAGCGGGATTTGGTGACCGTGCTCTTCCCGAGCGTCGGTTATAAAACGCTGTTGGCATCGGCGGTACGCCATGCCGAAGCGCAAATTGCGTAG
- a CDS encoding glycosyltransferase family 1 protein yields MRVALDAQLGVGTATGIGEYVTGLAAALRRRGVDVVELREPRLDPWRFDRRVRWDQTVLPLRARSSGADVLHCASGTMPLLRPMPVVVTVHDVAWLHVQAHARAYARYYFGRFSLAQYRAAAAIVVDSSFSRGALLEVLGGIPTQSVRVVYPGVSPEFCEIARGAGDGRTILAVGTVERRKNLELLIRLLPQLDGARLVSVGPQTEYAAECTALAERLNVAPRVELRGYVSREELLALYGEAAVVALASRYEGFGYPAAQALCAGVPCVVSDCASLPEIAGDDAVVAGVGDERAWIAALTAALSGEAEAHAARVRRSAIERFSWESSAAAMQRIYESVAGS; encoded by the coding sequence GTGAGGGTCGCGCTCGACGCGCAGTTAGGCGTCGGCACGGCGACGGGAATCGGCGAGTACGTGACGGGCTTGGCGGCGGCGCTCCGCCGCCGCGGCGTCGACGTAGTGGAGTTGCGTGAGCCGCGGCTCGATCCGTGGCGCTTCGACCGGCGCGTACGCTGGGACCAAACCGTCCTTCCGCTGCGTGCGCGCTCGAGCGGGGCGGACGTGCTGCATTGCGCGTCGGGGACGATGCCGCTGCTGCGGCCGATGCCGGTCGTCGTCACCGTTCACGACGTCGCGTGGCTGCACGTGCAGGCGCACGCGCGCGCCTACGCGCGGTACTATTTCGGAAGGTTTTCGCTCGCACAGTATCGCGCGGCCGCCGCGATCGTCGTCGACTCGTCGTTTTCGCGAGGAGCTCTGCTGGAAGTGCTCGGCGGCATCCCCACGCAAAGCGTGCGGGTCGTGTATCCCGGCGTCTCGCCCGAGTTTTGCGAGATCGCGCGCGGTGCCGGCGACGGACGCACGATCCTTGCCGTCGGAACCGTCGAACGCCGAAAGAACCTCGAACTGCTGATTCGCCTGCTGCCGCAGTTGGACGGCGCCCGTTTGGTCTCGGTGGGACCGCAGACGGAGTACGCCGCCGAGTGCACGGCGCTCGCCGAGCGTCTCAACGTTGCGCCGCGAGTGGAACTGCGCGGGTACGTCTCCCGCGAAGAGCTCCTAGCGCTGTACGGGGAAGCCGCGGTCGTGGCGCTTGCGTCGCGCTACGAAGGATTCGGTTATCCCGCGGCGCAGGCGCTCTGCGCCGGAGTTCCGTGCGTCGTTTCGGATTGCGCTTCGCTTCCGGAGATCGCCGGCGACGACGCCGTGGTCGCGGGCGTCGGCGACGAGCGCGCCTGGATAGCGGCGCTGACGGCGGCGTTGAGCGGGGAGGCCGAGGCGCATGCGGCGCGCGTTCGGCGCAGCGCGATCGAGCGGTTCTCTTGGGAATCGAGCGCCGCGGCGATGCAGCGCATCTACGAAAGCGTCGCGGGCTCCTAG
- the dnaX gene encoding DNA polymerase III subunit gamma/tau: MSLYRTWRPRTFADLVGQDSVVRTLTSAIDSGKLAHAYLFSGPRGSGKTSAAKILARCINCEAGPTPTPDNTCDNCLAILAGNALDVLEIDAASNRGIDEIRTLREAVKFAPATMRMKIYIVDEAHMLTKEGANAFLRTLEEPPPHAVFILATTEPERLPVTILSRCQRYTFRRISVPVMIERMREISTAENIPIDDEALAAIAYRADGGLRDALTMLEQLAAFSSGETATVATLDLALGSTGRQYAAKLVDAILAGDAASALREIEAASEAGTDFTVLTRALIASFRHLLVARIDPELVVRDLAPEDAQRVAAQAAGLSQATLTRALRVFGEAQSLARSGGNARLELETALLRYVLAGEDPTFDGLSARLGALEERLSGAAAKTDQTAATVAPAIPPQAPKLSAPKAPATPPGALSLQKVRAAWQSIRSKIEGERQSLRAPLSRAAIESLESNAIVLSFPNGWSADALREHVKIIEGAIADVLGVPLRVTLRVDSSAGRAKAPAATPGAGSEPNREPDDPDALFDYANERIRSGP, translated from the coding sequence GTGTCCCTGTACCGCACCTGGCGCCCCCGCACATTTGCCGACCTCGTCGGGCAAGACTCCGTGGTTCGTACCCTTACCTCGGCGATCGATAGCGGAAAGCTCGCCCACGCCTACCTATTCTCCGGACCCCGCGGTTCGGGCAAGACATCCGCCGCCAAAATTCTAGCACGCTGCATCAACTGCGAGGCCGGTCCGACCCCGACCCCAGATAACACCTGCGACAACTGTCTGGCCATCCTGGCAGGCAACGCGCTCGACGTGCTCGAGATCGACGCTGCCAGCAATCGCGGCATCGACGAGATCCGGACCTTACGGGAAGCGGTCAAGTTTGCGCCGGCGACGATGCGCATGAAGATCTACATCGTCGACGAGGCTCACATGCTAACCAAGGAAGGAGCCAATGCGTTCCTTCGGACCCTCGAAGAGCCCCCGCCGCACGCGGTGTTCATCCTCGCTACGACCGAGCCGGAGCGGCTTCCGGTCACAATTCTCTCGCGCTGCCAGCGTTACACGTTTCGGCGCATCTCCGTTCCGGTGATGATCGAGCGGATGCGCGAGATCTCGACGGCCGAGAACATCCCGATCGACGACGAGGCCCTGGCGGCAATCGCCTATCGAGCGGACGGCGGTCTCCGCGATGCGCTGACGATGCTCGAGCAGCTCGCCGCGTTCTCCAGCGGCGAAACGGCCACGGTTGCGACGCTGGACCTTGCCTTGGGCTCGACGGGGCGGCAGTACGCCGCGAAGCTCGTCGACGCCATCCTCGCGGGCGATGCTGCGAGCGCTTTGCGCGAGATCGAGGCGGCCAGCGAAGCGGGGACGGATTTTACCGTCTTGACCCGCGCATTGATCGCAAGCTTCCGCCATCTGCTGGTAGCGCGCATCGACCCCGAACTCGTCGTCCGCGACCTGGCGCCGGAGGACGCACAGCGCGTCGCCGCACAGGCGGCCGGTCTTTCACAGGCGACGCTAACGCGCGCGCTGCGCGTATTCGGTGAAGCGCAGTCGCTCGCGCGCTCCGGCGGCAACGCGCGTCTCGAACTCGAAACGGCGCTGCTCCGCTACGTATTAGCCGGCGAGGACCCGACGTTCGACGGCCTCTCGGCGCGTTTGGGGGCGCTGGAAGAGCGGCTGAGCGGCGCGGCCGCAAAGACTGACCAAACGGCGGCGACCGTCGCACCGGCCATCCCACCCCAAGCACCCAAGCTTTCCGCGCCCAAGGCGCCGGCGACGCCCCCGGGCGCGCTCTCACTGCAAAAGGTCCGGGCCGCCTGGCAGAGCATACGCAGCAAGATCGAAGGCGAGCGGCAATCCTTGCGGGCGCCGTTGTCGCGGGCGGCGATCGAATCGCTCGAAAGCAACGCAATCGTCTTGAGTTTTCCCAACGGCTGGAGCGCCGACGCGCTGCGCGAGCACGTCAAGATCATCGAGGGCGCGATCGCCGACGTGTTGGGGGTTCCGCTGCGCGTCACGCTGCGGGTGGATTCGAGCGCCGGACGCGCAAAGGCTCCGGCAGCGACTCCCGGCGCCGGATCCGAGCCGAACCGCGAACCCGACGATCCCGACGCGCTCTTCGATTATGCAAACGAACGCATACGTTCAGGTCCCTGA
- a CDS encoding pilus assembly protein N-terminal domain-containing protein: protein MRRLALLAALTALCATAQAQTPSPSPSASPAPSPAVSATPGVPGQGPTPPPITVEPAAASVPVGSAVNVIVGSAIAPIAVTVADPSVATAAIDPASQRLVIVGKAAGATVITLTDARGVRRDVPVRVAFFAGTIPASLPVDITGDPAAAAFVREQVAREIKNATKIRPGAQVIVSSDDVPFHGTLNQDDVAAFDVPVLIQARDALEVDGSTHVEVRNIAVPRISPDSLMVSDYPERLTEVGTLFTADLRSAAPSRFLYFHYNPPGQPDRRIVLRAQNLSREPSIVQMISGRGGPSANEMEVGHVATKRFLIDLVQNQGRLITIDGSTSANIVVQDLPAGSIVCNLLQLRVLSGGNVHLTLVAQDATANPDDPIAVAALLEGARQHARGIYPIAEFHFATQWRVDSDYLELPIGHLPLPNDLHGQALAGDYGVLQSFVVNVQNPLSSPQTFAIYENPRGGRATGTYIIDGVLVQSHQVPAYSRYKVRQYVVPAHGFVRVTIVTMPEAGSSLPLRLIFAPDDGSVAPGGPGSPIY, encoded by the coding sequence TTGCGTAGGCTGGCGCTTCTCGCCGCCCTAACAGCGCTCTGCGCCACGGCGCAAGCCCAAACACCGTCTCCCTCGCCTTCAGCTTCGCCCGCCCCCTCGCCGGCGGTTAGCGCGACGCCCGGAGTACCCGGGCAAGGTCCGACGCCGCCGCCGATCACCGTCGAGCCGGCGGCCGCCTCCGTTCCGGTCGGCTCCGCGGTGAACGTGATCGTCGGCTCGGCGATCGCGCCGATCGCCGTCACCGTCGCCGATCCCAGCGTCGCTACGGCGGCGATCGATCCGGCCTCGCAGCGGCTGGTGATCGTCGGCAAAGCGGCGGGCGCAACGGTGATCACCCTGACCGACGCCCGCGGCGTTCGTCGCGACGTGCCGGTACGCGTTGCCTTCTTTGCCGGTACGATTCCGGCGAGCCTGCCCGTCGATATCACGGGCGATCCCGCGGCGGCCGCCTTCGTGCGCGAGCAGGTCGCGCGCGAGATCAAGAACGCGACGAAGATCCGTCCCGGGGCACAAGTAATCGTCAGTTCCGATGACGTTCCGTTTCACGGGACGCTCAATCAAGACGACGTCGCGGCCTTCGACGTTCCGGTGCTCATTCAGGCGCGCGACGCCTTAGAGGTCGACGGCTCTACGCACGTCGAGGTCCGAAACATCGCCGTGCCGCGCATCTCGCCCGATTCGCTGATGGTCAGCGACTATCCGGAGCGCTTGACGGAGGTTGGCACCCTCTTTACCGCCGATCTGCGCTCGGCCGCACCGTCGCGTTTTCTCTACTTCCATTACAATCCGCCGGGACAGCCCGATCGCCGAATCGTTCTGCGCGCGCAGAATCTCTCGCGCGAACCCTCGATCGTTCAAATGATCAGCGGCCGCGGCGGCCCCTCCGCCAACGAGATGGAGGTCGGTCACGTCGCGACCAAACGCTTTCTGATCGATCTGGTACAGAATCAGGGACGCCTGATCACGATCGACGGATCGACCTCGGCGAATATCGTCGTCCAGGATCTTCCGGCCGGAAGCATCGTCTGCAATCTGCTCCAGTTGCGCGTGCTCTCGGGCGGAAACGTTCACCTCACGCTGGTCGCCCAAGATGCCACGGCCAATCCCGACGATCCGATCGCCGTTGCGGCGCTGCTCGAGGGAGCTCGCCAACACGCACGCGGCATCTACCCGATCGCCGAGTTTCACTTCGCGACGCAGTGGCGCGTCGACTCCGATTACTTGGAGCTGCCGATCGGCCATCTTCCGCTCCCCAACGATCTGCATGGCCAAGCGCTGGCCGGCGACTACGGCGTTCTCCAGTCCTTTGTCGTAAACGTGCAGAACCCGCTCTCGTCTCCGCAAACGTTTGCGATCTACGAAAACCCGCGCGGCGGGCGCGCGACCGGCACCTACATCATCGACGGGGTCCTCGTGCAATCGCACCAAGTGCCGGCGTACTCCCGATACAAAGTACGCCAATACGTCGTTCCCGCGCACGGCTTCGTCCGCGTAACGATCGTCACGATGCCGGAGGCGGGCTCGAGCCTGCCGCTGCGTTTGATCTTCGCACCCGATGACGGAAGCGTAGCGCCGGGCGGCCCCGGCTCACCGATTTACTAG